One Pseudoalteromonas sp. UG3-2 DNA window includes the following coding sequences:
- the ubiG gene encoding bifunctional 2-polyprenyl-6-hydroxyphenol methylase/3-demethylubiquinol 3-O-methyltransferase UbiG produces MTEHQNVDPTEIAKFEDIAERWWDKDGEFKPLHDINPLRLDFINDKSQGLFDKTVLDVGCGGGILTESMAKMGAHATGIDMGQEPLNVAKLHALEASVKVSYQKVPVEQYAAENPAAFDVVTCMEMLEHVPDPESIIRAVADLVKPGGQVFFSTLNKTTKAYLLAIVAAEKVMKMVPEGTHEHDKFIRPSTLINWAEQYGLKVRAATGINYNPLTKTFNLSKDVSVNYILHFEKLA; encoded by the coding sequence ATGACCGAACATCAAAATGTAGACCCAACTGAAATCGCGAAATTCGAAGACATCGCTGAGCGCTGGTGGGATAAAGACGGTGAGTTTAAACCGCTACACGACATCAACCCTTTACGGTTAGACTTTATTAATGACAAAAGCCAGGGCCTGTTCGACAAGACAGTACTGGATGTTGGCTGCGGTGGTGGAATACTAACGGAAAGCATGGCGAAAATGGGTGCCCATGCCACCGGCATCGACATGGGCCAAGAGCCGCTTAATGTCGCTAAGCTGCACGCCCTAGAAGCCAGCGTTAAGGTAAGCTACCAAAAGGTACCTGTTGAGCAATACGCTGCAGAAAACCCTGCGGCCTTTGATGTAGTCACCTGCATGGAGATGCTCGAACACGTGCCCGACCCTGAATCAATCATCCGCGCCGTGGCAGACTTAGTTAAACCCGGTGGTCAGGTGTTTTTCTCAACCCTAAACAAAACCACTAAAGCGTATTTACTGGCCATTGTTGCGGCCGAAAAGGTAATGAAAATGGTACCAGAAGGCACCCACGAGCACGATAAGTTCATTCGCCCTTCGACCTTAATCAATTGGGCTGAACAGTATGGCCTAAAAGTCCGCGCGGCCACGGGGATCAATTATAACCCACTGACTAAAACCTTTAATCTTAGTAAAGACGTGTCAGTGAATTACATTCTTCACTTTGAGAAACTCGCATGA
- the rpsA gene encoding 30S ribosomal protein S1 — translation MSENFAQLFEESLQGFEVEQGSIVKGTVIAIENNVVLVDAGLKSESAIPAEQFKNAAGELEVAVGDEVDVALDAIEDGFGETILSREKAKRHEAWIRLEKACEEQETVTGVINGKVKGGFTVEVDSIRAFLPGSLVDVRPVRDTAHLEGKELEFKVIKLDQKRNNVVVSRRAVIESENSQEREELLANLVEGQEVKGIVKNLTDYGAFVDLGGVDGLLHITDMAWKRVKHPSEIVNVGDEINVKVLKFDKEKTRVSLGLKQLGEDPWAAIAGRYPEGAKLTGRVTNLTDYGCFVEIEEGVEGLVHVSEMDWTNKNIHPSKVVALGDTVEVMVLEIDEERRRISLGLKQCKANPWQEFARLNNKGDQVSGKIKSITDFGIFIGLEGGIDGLVHLSDISWNTPGEEAVREYKKGDEITAIVLQVDPERERISLGVKQIDADPFTNYLDANKKGAIVKGKVTEVDAKGATVELIEGVEGYIRVADIAQERVEDASSVVSAGDEIEAKFVGVDRKNRTISLSVKAIYEAEEKEALEKLKKEEPAFENAMAAAFKNAQKD, via the coding sequence ATGTCAGAAAATTTTGCGCAGTTATTTGAAGAAAGCCTACAGGGTTTTGAAGTTGAGCAAGGCTCAATCGTTAAAGGTACAGTAATCGCTATCGAGAACAATGTTGTTCTTGTTGATGCTGGCCTTAAGTCTGAAAGTGCAATCCCTGCAGAGCAATTCAAAAATGCTGCTGGTGAACTAGAAGTTGCCGTAGGCGACGAAGTAGACGTAGCACTAGACGCAATCGAAGACGGTTTCGGTGAAACGATTCTTTCTCGTGAGAAAGCGAAGCGTCACGAAGCTTGGATCCGTCTTGAGAAAGCATGTGAAGAGCAAGAGACTGTTACTGGTGTTATCAACGGTAAAGTTAAAGGCGGTTTCACAGTTGAAGTTGATTCAATCCGTGCATTCCTACCTGGTTCACTTGTTGATGTTCGTCCAGTTCGCGACACAGCTCACCTTGAAGGTAAAGAGCTAGAGTTCAAAGTAATCAAGCTAGACCAGAAGCGCAACAATGTTGTTGTTTCACGTCGTGCTGTTATCGAATCTGAGAACTCACAAGAGCGTGAAGAACTACTTGCGAACCTTGTTGAAGGTCAAGAAGTTAAAGGTATCGTTAAGAACCTTACTGACTACGGTGCGTTCGTAGACCTAGGTGGTGTTGATGGTCTTCTACACATCACTGATATGGCTTGGAAGCGTGTTAAGCACCCTTCAGAGATCGTAAACGTAGGTGACGAAATCAACGTTAAAGTACTTAAGTTTGACAAAGAGAAAACTCGTGTTTCTCTAGGTCTTAAGCAACTTGGCGAAGATCCATGGGCAGCAATCGCTGGCCGTTACCCAGAAGGCGCTAAGCTAACTGGTCGTGTTACTAACCTAACTGACTACGGTTGCTTCGTAGAAATCGAAGAAGGCGTTGAAGGTCTAGTACACGTTTCTGAAATGGATTGGACTAACAAGAACATCCACCCTTCAAAAGTTGTTGCACTAGGTGACACTGTTGAAGTTATGGTTCTTGAAATCGACGAAGAGCGTCGTCGTATTTCTCTAGGTCTTAAGCAGTGTAAAGCGAACCCGTGGCAAGAATTTGCTCGTCTTAACAACAAAGGCGACCAAGTATCTGGTAAGATCAAGTCAATCACTGACTTCGGTATCTTCATCGGTCTTGAAGGCGGCATCGATGGTCTTGTACACCTATCTGATATCTCTTGGAACACTCCAGGTGAAGAAGCAGTTCGTGAGTACAAGAAAGGCGACGAAATCACTGCTATCGTTCTACAAGTTGACCCAGAGCGTGAGCGTATCTCACTTGGCGTTAAGCAAATCGACGCAGATCCATTCACTAACTACCTAGACGCCAACAAAAAAGGTGCTATTGTTAAAGGTAAAGTGACGGAAGTTGATGCTAAAGGCGCAACTGTTGAGCTTATCGAAGGCGTTGAAGGTTACATCCGTGTAGCTGATATCGCTCAAGAGCGTGTTGAAGATGCATCTTCAGTAGTATCTGCAGGCGACGAGATTGAAGCTAAATTTGTAGGTGTTGATCGTAAGAACCGTACTATCAGCCTATCAGTTAAAGCAATCTACGAAGCTGAAGAGAAAGAAGCGCTAGAGAAGCTTAAGAAAGAAGAGCCTGCGTTCGAAAACGCAATGGCTGCAGCTTTCAAAAATGCTCAAAAAGACTAA
- the serC gene encoding 3-phosphoserine/phosphohydroxythreonine transaminase produces MTVYNFCAGPAMLPVEVMKKAQKEFLDWQGLGVSVMEVSHRSQPYLEMAKACEASLRRLMNISDEFEVLFMHGGGRGHFSAVPLNLHQDNAPGVYIENGIWSTGATKEGAKFTQTQALNIRRDEDNTFDILPVSQWQLPEQASYIHYCPNETIDGIEIFEVPKHPSAPIVADMSSNILSREINVDDFDLIYAGAQKNIGPSGLSIAIVRKTLLERKGLPRPAILDYAIEAQQQSMYNTPPTFAWYLAYEVFKHLESIGGVKAMEAHNKEKAAVLYNYIDSSDFYSNKVAKHCRSLMNVPFWLKDESLNQTFLAAAEKNGLIALEGHRFVGGMRASIYNAMPIAGVKALVEFMDKFAKEHS; encoded by the coding sequence ATGACGGTTTATAACTTTTGCGCAGGTCCGGCTATGCTGCCGGTAGAAGTAATGAAAAAAGCGCAAAAAGAGTTTTTAGATTGGCAAGGTCTAGGGGTATCGGTGATGGAAGTCAGCCACCGCTCCCAGCCTTACCTGGAAATGGCAAAAGCCTGTGAGGCCAGCTTACGCCGCTTAATGAACATATCAGACGAATTTGAAGTGTTATTTATGCACGGTGGCGGCCGTGGTCATTTCTCGGCTGTGCCGTTAAACTTGCACCAAGACAATGCTCCAGGGGTGTATATTGAAAACGGTATCTGGTCCACTGGGGCCACCAAAGAAGGAGCTAAGTTTACACAAACGCAAGCGCTCAATATTCGTCGCGACGAGGATAATACCTTTGATATTTTGCCGGTCTCACAATGGCAATTGCCTGAGCAAGCTTCTTACATTCATTATTGTCCCAATGAAACCATCGATGGCATTGAAATATTTGAGGTGCCAAAGCACCCCTCTGCACCGATTGTGGCCGACATGTCATCCAATATCTTATCGCGAGAGATCAATGTTGATGATTTCGACCTAATTTATGCCGGCGCGCAGAAGAACATTGGGCCGTCGGGATTAAGTATTGCCATCGTTCGGAAAACCTTGTTAGAGCGAAAGGGCCTGCCGCGTCCAGCAATACTGGATTACGCCATCGAAGCACAGCAACAAAGTATGTATAACACGCCACCGACGTTTGCCTGGTATTTAGCCTACGAGGTGTTTAAGCATTTAGAAAGTATCGGTGGTGTTAAAGCCATGGAAGCACATAATAAAGAAAAAGCTGCTGTGTTGTATAACTACATCGATAGTTCCGATTTTTATAGCAATAAGGTGGCTAAACATTGTCGCTCGTTGATGAACGTACCGTTTTGGCTCAAAGACGAGAGCTTAAATCAAACGTTTTTAGCGGCCGCAGAGAAAAACGGCCTGATTGCCCTTGAAGGGCACCGTTTTGTTGGTGGTATGCGTGCTAGCATTTACAACGCCATGCCAATTGCCGGGGTCAAAGCCTTAGTTGAGTTCATGGATAAGTTTGCTAAGGAGCACAGTTAA
- the gyrA gene encoding DNA topoisomerase (ATP-hydrolyzing) subunit A: MSDLANEILPVNIEDELKNSYLDYAMSVIVGRALPDVRDGLKPVHRRVLFAMNELKNDWNKPYKKSARVVGDVIGKYHPHGDSAVYDTIVRMAQPFSLRYMLVDGQGNFGSVDGDSAAAMRYTEVRMAKVAHELLADLEKETVDYVPNYDGTEQIPDVLPTKIPNLLVNGSSGIAVGMATNIPPHNLTEVVNGCLAVIQNPDITIEELIDYIPGPDFPTAAIISGKKGIEQAYKTGRGKVYIRAKAEIEVDDKTGRETIVVNEIPYQVNKARLIEKIAELVKDKKIEGISALRDESDKDGMRIVIEVKRGEVGEVILNNLYAQTQLQTVFGINMVALDNNQPKCFNLKEMLEAFIVHRREVVTRRTVFDLRKARDRAHTLEGLAIALANIDPIIELIRKSPTPAEAKAALTARSWELGNVKSMLDRAAGEENIARPDWLAAELGIRDGQYYLSEQQAQAILDLRLHKLTGLEHEKILGEYKELLELIAELLYILSSPERLMEVIRDELALVKEVYGDERRTEITAAAHDISLEDLINEEDVVVTLSHEGYVKYQPLSDYEAQRRGGKGRSATKMKDEDFIERLLVANTHDTILCFSTAGRLYWLKVYQLPLASRAARGKPIVNLLPLEADERITTILPVREYEEDKFIVMATASGIVKKTPLTAYSRQRASGIIAINLNEGDSLIGARITTGEDDIMLFTEHGKVVRFNEKQRDAETGEVKRDPETGEELLALRPMGRTATGVRGIKMPDDVKVVSLIVPQGDGAILTVTENGYGKRTPLEEYPAKSRATQGVVSIKVTERNGSVVGAVQVDDNDEIMLISNRGTLVRTRVNEVSTVGRNTQGVILIRTMEDEKVVGLQRIEEIEVEDLPEGEEVNVPEADETPDSSAEE, encoded by the coding sequence ATGTCTGATCTCGCCAATGAAATCCTGCCAGTCAATATCGAAGATGAACTAAAAAATTCATACCTTGATTACGCCATGAGTGTGATCGTAGGGCGTGCATTACCAGATGTGAGGGACGGTTTAAAACCGGTTCACCGTCGGGTGTTATTCGCCATGAATGAACTTAAGAATGACTGGAATAAACCGTATAAAAAGTCTGCCCGTGTGGTAGGTGACGTTATCGGTAAATATCACCCACACGGTGATAGCGCGGTATACGACACTATCGTACGTATGGCGCAGCCTTTCTCACTCCGTTATATGCTTGTCGATGGCCAAGGTAACTTTGGTTCCGTAGATGGCGACTCAGCAGCGGCAATGCGTTATACCGAAGTCCGTATGGCGAAAGTAGCGCACGAGCTGTTAGCCGACCTTGAGAAAGAAACCGTTGACTATGTGCCAAACTATGATGGCACAGAACAAATTCCAGATGTCTTGCCAACCAAAATTCCCAACCTGTTGGTTAACGGCTCTTCAGGTATCGCAGTGGGTATGGCCACCAATATCCCACCTCATAACTTAACCGAGGTGGTTAATGGTTGTTTAGCCGTGATCCAAAACCCTGACATCACCATTGAAGAGCTGATTGATTACATTCCGGGTCCGGACTTCCCAACCGCTGCCATCATCAGTGGTAAAAAAGGCATTGAACAGGCTTACAAAACCGGTCGTGGTAAAGTGTATATCCGTGCCAAAGCGGAAATCGAAGTAGACGACAAAACCGGCCGTGAGACCATTGTGGTCAATGAGATCCCTTATCAAGTTAACAAAGCGCGCTTAATCGAAAAAATCGCCGAGCTGGTTAAAGATAAAAAGATTGAAGGGATCAGTGCTCTGCGTGATGAGTCTGACAAAGACGGTATGCGTATTGTCATTGAAGTGAAGCGCGGCGAAGTCGGTGAAGTGATCCTTAATAACCTGTATGCCCAAACTCAGTTGCAAACGGTGTTTGGTATAAACATGGTGGCGTTGGATAACAATCAGCCAAAATGCTTTAACCTAAAAGAAATGCTCGAAGCGTTTATTGTTCACCGCCGTGAAGTGGTAACCCGCCGTACGGTATTTGATCTCCGCAAAGCCCGTGATAGAGCACACACCCTGGAAGGTCTAGCCATTGCGCTGGCGAACATCGACCCGATTATCGAACTTATTCGAAAATCACCCACTCCAGCAGAGGCAAAAGCAGCCTTAACTGCACGCTCTTGGGAGCTAGGTAACGTTAAGTCGATGCTAGACAGAGCCGCTGGTGAAGAAAACATCGCGCGCCCTGATTGGTTAGCAGCTGAATTGGGTATTCGTGACGGTCAGTACTATTTATCTGAGCAACAAGCCCAAGCCATTCTCGACTTAAGACTACACAAGCTGACTGGTCTTGAGCACGAGAAAATCCTTGGCGAATATAAAGAACTACTAGAGCTGATTGCCGAGCTACTTTACATTCTCTCTTCACCAGAGCGTTTGATGGAAGTGATCCGTGATGAGCTGGCCTTGGTTAAAGAAGTGTATGGCGATGAGCGCCGCACAGAAATCACCGCCGCGGCCCACGATATTAGCCTTGAAGACCTAATCAACGAAGAAGACGTGGTGGTGACATTGTCTCACGAGGGCTATGTTAAGTATCAGCCTCTTAGCGACTATGAAGCGCAGCGCCGTGGTGGTAAAGGCCGTTCAGCGACGAAGATGAAAGACGAAGATTTTATCGAACGACTGCTTGTGGCTAACACTCACGACACCATCCTGTGTTTCTCTACCGCAGGGCGGTTGTATTGGTTGAAAGTGTATCAGCTACCCTTGGCATCACGCGCTGCTCGTGGCAAGCCAATCGTTAACTTACTACCACTGGAAGCCGATGAACGTATCACCACGATTTTACCGGTGCGTGAATACGAAGAAGACAAGTTTATTGTTATGGCGACAGCCAGTGGTATTGTCAAGAAGACGCCACTTACGGCCTACAGCCGACAACGTGCCAGTGGCATCATCGCAATTAACCTCAATGAAGGCGATAGCCTAATTGGTGCTCGTATCACCACAGGTGAAGACGACATCATGCTATTTACTGAACACGGTAAAGTAGTGCGCTTCAATGAGAAGCAACGTGACGCTGAAACCGGCGAGGTGAAACGCGACCCAGAGACCGGCGAAGAGCTGTTAGCACTGCGTCCAATGGGCCGTACTGCGACAGGTGTACGTGGTATCAAGATGCCAGACGACGTCAAAGTAGTATCGTTAATAGTACCGCAAGGGGATGGCGCGATCCTGACCGTAACGGAAAATGGCTATGGTAAACGTACGCCATTAGAAGAGTATCCGGCGAAGAGCCGAGCGACACAAGGTGTGGTGTCAATTAAAGTGACCGAGCGTAATGGCTCTGTGGTCGGTGCGGTACAGGTGGATGATAATGACGAAATCATGCTTATCTCAAACCGTGGTACCTTAGTTCGAACTCGAGTCAACGAAGTGTCTACGGTAGGACGTAATACCCAAGGTGTTATTCTTATCCGTACCATGGAAGATGAGAAAGTGGTCGGTCTACAGCGCATCGAAGAGATCGAAGTAGAAGACTTACCTGAGGGGGAAGAGGTGAATGTCCCTGAAGCGGACGAAACACCAGACTCTAGCGCTGAGGAGTAA
- a CDS encoding lipopolysaccharide assembly protein LapB, whose product MIELLFLLLPVAAAYGYVMGKNSAKNQALEQNRKITSEYSKGLKFLLDREEDQGLEYLIKLLEVSADSVDHYLTLASLFRKRGELDRAIKIHELLLKQPNIDAEVVKSCRLELAQDYILAGLLDSAEEHLVILVKAGFEEALDPILNLYSQTRDWRKGVHMFEAHPALFKKLSHCATIANFYCEAGNQEANPSLFDKATALAHETVRPLYEMGQDAFKQDDYVKCIYYWRKLVSQFVHMAPLVLEDLEYCYVQLNIHEQFYELIAELLEQGGVLIRIKHCQGLVKQGHFEQAIEFLTDSLKREPSIRGFSYLLQLISGKNAKIEHVLQEIDKLVTSYIATKPNYQCNHCGFTSHTMYWLCPSCKHWESLAPSRGLDGF is encoded by the coding sequence ATGATCGAGCTGCTGTTCTTACTCTTACCTGTAGCCGCCGCCTATGGCTACGTAATGGGAAAAAATAGCGCAAAGAACCAAGCGCTGGAGCAAAACAGAAAAATCACCTCAGAATACAGTAAAGGCTTGAAATTCCTCTTAGACAGAGAAGAAGATCAAGGACTTGAATACCTCATTAAACTCTTAGAAGTGTCTGCTGACTCAGTAGACCATTATCTCACGCTTGCGTCTTTGTTCAGAAAACGCGGCGAGCTCGATAGGGCAATCAAAATCCATGAACTGCTACTGAAACAGCCCAACATAGATGCCGAAGTGGTTAAATCGTGTCGCTTAGAATTGGCACAAGACTATATTTTAGCTGGCTTATTGGACAGTGCAGAAGAACACCTCGTGATCTTGGTCAAAGCCGGCTTTGAAGAAGCACTGGACCCCATTTTAAACCTCTATTCGCAAACTCGAGACTGGCGCAAAGGCGTGCATATGTTTGAAGCCCATCCAGCTCTGTTTAAAAAGTTATCTCATTGTGCCACCATCGCCAACTTTTATTGCGAAGCGGGCAATCAAGAAGCAAACCCAAGTTTATTCGATAAAGCCACGGCGCTCGCCCATGAGACGGTAAGGCCATTGTACGAAATGGGCCAAGATGCTTTTAAGCAGGACGATTACGTTAAGTGCATTTACTATTGGCGCAAGCTTGTCAGTCAGTTTGTTCATATGGCGCCCTTGGTATTAGAAGATCTTGAGTACTGTTATGTGCAGTTAAATATCCATGAGCAATTTTATGAGTTGATAGCCGAACTTTTAGAGCAAGGCGGCGTGTTGATCCGAATAAAACACTGCCAAGGTTTGGTTAAGCAAGGTCATTTTGAGCAAGCCATAGAGTTTCTAACTGATAGTTTAAAACGCGAGCCATCAATTAGAGGCTTTAGTTATTTACTGCAACTTATTAGCGGTAAAAATGCTAAAATAGAACACGTTTTACAAGAGATAGATAAATTAGTGACGTCTTATATCGCCACTAAGCCTAACTATCAATGTAACCACTGTGGTTTCACTAGCCACACTATGTATTGGTTATGCCCTTCTTGTAAGCACTGGGAGTCACTGGCTCCAAGCCGTGGATTAGACGGTTTTTAA
- the cmk gene encoding (d)CMP kinase codes for MQAAMPVITVDGPSGSGKGTVCRLLAETLNWDVLDSGAIYRVLSLAALHHQIATDNEEALVPLAANLDVQFSIDKESKKSKIVLEGEDVTNTIRNEEVGAAASKIAALPRVREALLRRQRAFRSENGLIADGRDMGTVVFPDAELKIYLTASAEERARRRFVELNEKGHDVTLSGLLEDIKARDDRDMNRKVAPLVPASDAVVVDTTDFNASQVFEQVMSFIQDAIVAGKLPKGCLPK; via the coding sequence ATGCAGGCAGCTATGCCAGTTATCACCGTCGACGGCCCAAGTGGTTCAGGCAAAGGAACTGTTTGTCGCTTGTTAGCTGAAACTTTAAATTGGGATGTATTAGATAGTGGCGCAATATACCGCGTATTGTCGTTGGCGGCGCTACATCATCAGATAGCCACCGATAACGAAGAAGCTTTGGTGCCATTAGCCGCGAATCTCGACGTGCAATTTAGCATTGATAAAGAATCTAAAAAGAGCAAAATTGTACTCGAGGGCGAAGACGTTACTAACACCATCCGCAACGAGGAAGTGGGCGCTGCGGCGTCGAAAATTGCAGCCTTACCGCGAGTAAGAGAAGCATTACTAAGACGACAAAGAGCGTTTCGCAGTGAAAACGGCCTGATTGCCGATGGCCGCGATATGGGCACTGTGGTCTTTCCGGATGCGGAATTAAAAATATACCTCACAGCGAGCGCTGAAGAGCGGGCTCGTAGGCGCTTTGTTGAGTTGAATGAAAAAGGCCATGATGTTACACTAAGTGGTCTGTTAGAAGACATTAAAGCTCGCGATGATCGCGATATGAATCGCAAGGTTGCCCCATTAGTTCCTGCAAGCGATGCAGTCGTCGTAGATACGACGGATTTCAACGCTTCGCAAGTGTTCGAACAGGTTATGTCTTTTATTCAGGACGCCATTGTGGCTGGTAAACTTCCCAAGGGCTGTTTACCAAAATAA
- the ihfB gene encoding integration host factor subunit beta: MTKSELIEQLALQHAHVPVKDVENAVKEILEQMAGSLSDSERIEIRGFGSFSLHYRSPRTGRNPKTGETVELDGKYVPHFKPGKELRDRVNESLNK; the protein is encoded by the coding sequence ATGACAAAGTCTGAATTGATAGAACAACTTGCTCTGCAACACGCGCATGTCCCGGTAAAAGATGTAGAAAATGCAGTAAAAGAAATCCTTGAACAAATGGCTGGCTCATTATCAGACTCGGAACGCATTGAGATCCGTGGTTTTGGTAGTTTCTCGCTACATTATCGTTCACCGCGTACTGGTCGCAACCCAAAAACAGGTGAAACGGTCGAACTTGACGGCAAGTATGTTCCTCACTTCAAGCCGGGTAAAGAACTGCGCGACAGAGTTAACGAAAGCCTAAATAAATAG
- the aroA gene encoding 3-phosphoshikimate 1-carboxyvinyltransferase: MEQLTLNPITKVAGSVTLPGSKSLSNRILLLAALCQGTTKVTNLLDSDDIRHMLGALTQLGVEVSLEENNTVAYVKGNGGAFSSPSEPLFLGNAGTAYRPLTAVLAAIPGKYQLIGEPRMEERPIGHLVDAMQALGSDIRYLKHKDYPPLDITGQLLTGSEVTIDGSISSQFLTALLMAAPLFSGDTKITIKGELVSKPYIDITIGVMAHFGVSVDNHNYQQFVVKAGQCYRSPGSIMVEGDASSASYFIAAAAIAGGEVEINGVGKQSVQGDIGFANVMEQVGAEIDWYDERIVVRKGQLKGVDIDANAIPDAAMTLATVALFAEGKTAIRNIYNWRVKETDRLSAMATELKKVGAEVVEGHDYIEIAPPKQFHLTDVDTYNDHRIAMCFSMVAVGGQTITINDPKCTAKTFPSYFTVLESISQY, from the coding sequence ATGGAACAGCTTACGCTTAACCCCATTACTAAGGTGGCTGGCAGTGTTACCTTGCCGGGCTCAAAAAGCTTATCGAATCGCATTTTATTACTGGCTGCTCTGTGTCAAGGAACCACCAAAGTAACCAACTTATTAGACAGCGATGACATTCGCCACATGCTTGGCGCCCTGACTCAGCTTGGCGTCGAAGTCAGCCTCGAAGAAAATAATACCGTGGCCTATGTTAAGGGCAATGGCGGCGCGTTTTCCTCGCCATCCGAGCCCTTGTTTTTAGGAAACGCCGGCACAGCATATCGGCCATTAACTGCGGTGTTAGCTGCTATTCCTGGAAAGTATCAACTTATTGGTGAGCCCCGCATGGAAGAGCGTCCTATTGGCCACTTAGTGGATGCCATGCAGGCACTGGGCAGTGATATTCGCTACTTAAAGCATAAGGACTACCCACCCCTTGATATTACCGGGCAGTTATTAACTGGCTCAGAGGTGACAATAGACGGTAGCATTTCCAGCCAGTTCTTAACCGCTTTGCTCATGGCCGCGCCGCTCTTTAGCGGTGATACTAAGATCACCATTAAAGGAGAGCTGGTCTCCAAGCCCTATATTGATATTACCATCGGTGTCATGGCCCATTTTGGTGTTAGCGTCGACAATCACAACTATCAACAGTTTGTGGTAAAAGCAGGGCAATGTTATCGCTCTCCTGGCAGCATTATGGTGGAAGGTGACGCTTCATCGGCTTCCTACTTCATCGCCGCAGCCGCAATCGCCGGTGGCGAGGTGGAAATCAATGGTGTGGGCAAACAAAGCGTTCAAGGCGATATTGGTTTTGCCAATGTGATGGAGCAAGTTGGTGCCGAGATCGATTGGTATGACGAACGCATTGTGGTCCGTAAAGGCCAGTTAAAGGGGGTTGATATCGATGCCAATGCCATCCCAGATGCGGCAATGACGCTGGCAACAGTGGCCTTGTTTGCAGAAGGGAAAACCGCTATTCGCAATATTTACAACTGGCGAGTAAAAGAAACCGATCGCTTAAGTGCAATGGCCACAGAGTTAAAAAAAGTGGGGGCAGAGGTGGTAGAAGGGCACGACTACATTGAAATTGCACCTCCCAAGCAGTTCCATCTTACCGACGTCGATACCTACAATGACCATCGTATTGCAATGTGCTTTTCAATGGTGGCCGTCGGAGGTCAAACCATCACCATTAACGATCCGAAATGTACCGCTAAAACCTTTCCGAGCTACTTTACTGTGCTGGAAAGCATCAGCCAATATTAA
- a CDS encoding HAD family hydrolase, whose product MIKAVLFDLDGTLLDTSDDLGAALNHVLSSKQLPRVSKSVYSSAISNGVAALLEVGFGSELPRFDKQQLRQAVLDHYQDNLAIHSHCFAGVAELLSSLKARGIAVGIMTNKPEFLTFPLLTHIAELATIEAVVCGDTLKVAKPHPEPLLLVAEKLGVAAHECIYVGDAERDIIAAKSANMISAAAMWGFIPSKQQALAWQADLYLTNPMALLSHI is encoded by the coding sequence ATGATCAAAGCAGTTCTATTTGATTTAGATGGCACATTGTTAGACACCAGTGACGATCTCGGTGCGGCATTAAACCATGTGTTAAGCTCCAAGCAGCTTCCTAGAGTCAGTAAAAGCGTCTATAGCAGTGCTATATCCAATGGCGTTGCTGCGCTACTCGAAGTGGGGTTTGGCAGCGAGCTGCCGCGCTTTGATAAACAGCAATTACGCCAAGCCGTACTGGATCATTACCAAGATAATCTTGCCATTCACTCCCATTGTTTTGCTGGAGTCGCAGAGTTATTGAGCAGTCTTAAAGCGCGCGGTATCGCTGTTGGCATTATGACCAACAAACCCGAGTTTTTAACATTTCCGTTACTAACACACATAGCAGAGCTCGCGACTATTGAAGCGGTTGTGTGTGGCGATACTCTGAAAGTGGCTAAACCTCACCCTGAGCCTCTTCTGCTGGTGGCCGAGAAGCTTGGGGTTGCAGCTCATGAATGTATTTACGTCGGAGATGCCGAGCGCGACATTATTGCTGCTAAATCTGCAAATATGATCAGTGCCGCGGCTATGTGGGGGTTTATTCCTTCAAAGCAGCAAGCGTTGGCCTGGCAGGCGGATCTTTATCTTACTAACCCAATGGCGCTACTTTCGCACATATAG
- a CDS encoding LapA family protein, with protein MVAVLKKGLAIVAVLIAFLVGTQNPQLVDVSFVIASTELPLATLMSICFALGLVVGLLVTASVFSRLKWQNHRLKKNNSKLSQAAER; from the coding sequence TTGGTTGCAGTATTAAAAAAGGGATTGGCTATTGTCGCGGTATTAATAGCATTTTTAGTTGGCACACAAAATCCACAACTTGTTGATGTCAGTTTTGTTATTGCCAGTACTGAACTGCCGCTTGCAACCTTAATGAGTATTTGTTTTGCACTAGGACTGGTTGTTGGCCTACTTGTGACAGCCTCGGTGTTTTCTCGGCTAAAATGGCAAAATCATCGCCTGAAAAAAAATAATAGCAAGCTTAGCCAAGCAGCCGAACGCTAG